A segment of the Nitrospina gracilis 3/211 genome:
GAGCTGTCCGAAAAGGAGCGCGAGGAAAAACTCGCCGACCTGGAGGAAGAGTATTTCAATCTGAAGTTTCAGCTCGCTACGGGAAAGATTGAGAATCCGGGACGGATGAAGCACATGCGCCGGGACATTGCACGGCTCAAGACCCTTAACCGGGAAATGAAACAGTCGGCGGACCAGGCAGGCCAGCCGAAAGCCGAAACCCCCTCGTCATAAAGACGGGTGAAAAGAAATAACCTCAGGAGTGCACGTTGAGCGAAGGTAAGCGCAAGCAAACGCTGTTGGGCACCGTTATCAGCGACAAGATGGACAAGACGGTGGTGGTGCGGGTGGACCGGAAGTACATTCACCCCAAATTCAAGAAAGTGGTCAAGCAG
Coding sequences within it:
- the rpmC gene encoding 50S ribosomal protein L29, with amino-acid sequence MKMKEIRELSEKEREEKLADLEEEYFNLKFQLATGKIENPGRMKHMRRDIARLKTLNREMKQSADQAGQPKAETPSS